Genomic segment of Pseudomonas sp. CCI4.2:
TACCTGAAGAACGCCTGGGCTGAACGTGAAGACCTTGGCGACAGCACTGAGCGCGGGCTGGTGGCTGCGATTCGTGAAGGCGCTGTGCAGCGCGTTCGGCCCAAAGCCATGACCGTGGTCGTTATCATTGCAGGCCTTTTACCTATCTTGTTGGGCAGCGGTACCGGTAGCGAAGTAATGAGCCGCATTGCAGCGCCCATGGTAGGCGGCATGGTCACGGCACCTTTACTTTCTCTGTTTGTCATCCCGGCCGCCTATCGCCTGATGCGCCGTCGGCGCCTCTTAGCTGAACCTGACAAGGAAGTTAATGCGTAAATAGAAAATGTAGAAAACGAGGTCGCATTTGCTGCCTAGTTTTTTAAAGCATCAATTGCTTTTGGAGATCTGGAAACTCAGCCATATCTGTCTCCCTACCTGGCGCTAGGGTTTGAGCGCCAGCTGCCTAGCTGCCTAGCTGCCGGCACCGTCCCTGCCGCGCCTCCTTGAAAATCCACCTAAAAGGGACTAGATATAAAAACGCTACCCTTTGAGACTACGAATATGAAATCCACATTAGCCGCAGAGCTTCGCCAAATCGCCAAATCGCTCCACGACTTATTTCGCTCCGCTGATCTGAGCCATAAAAGAGATCCGATCTGAGATGCGTAAAACCTACAAGACAGAGTCAAAGAAAAATTAAGCGATTCTTCGACTAACTCTTAGGTAGGCTTCAACAGCAATACCACCAGTCGCTTGATACCAAAAGTACAGCGGTACAGCTCAACGGCCAACTCACTAATATCGGCCTTTACGTAGCCATGGCTCACTCTGAGACATATCAGCGATATAGTTCAGCCAGGCTCGTCCGGTGCTACGCCATGTAATCTTCCTCGACAGTGTCAGTAACTTCAGTTCGTACGTAGGTACGCATGACGTGGTCCCAAAGTGGAGAGGTCACGCCGAAATTCTTCTCTATTCCCTTGCGATGATGCAAGTTGTGATTCGCAACCAGCCCAGGAATGAAACGGTAGGCCCAGTGTTGAGGACGGTGCAGCACATAGTGCAACGAGATATAGCAGAAGTAGCCGATCAGCAACCCGGCAAAAACGGAGGTTAAGCCGGTGAGCCAAGCGAGCAATAACAAAACGGCATTCACCGAGTTGGTCTTCCAGCCGGAAATACCGATGTAAGCGAGCACGTCAATATGGTGGGTCCAATGCTCCCGGCGATACAACGAGTGAAACAAGAAACGGTGCGCCGAATACTCGACCAGCGACCATGCTAATAGCCCGGCCAGCGCCTGTCCGGGATGAAAAGGTGCAATGCAGAAAATGAGGAAGACGAACAGCGGAACGGTAAAGAAGTCGAGATAATAGGCAAACGAGGACATCAGCCATTTGTTGGATGTAGCCATGAGTGTCTTTTCCTTATATACAAAATTAACAGAGTTATTTCAAAAATGATTCAGAAACCGAGATGTGTGTGATTCCTGAGCACTTTGTTGCTCTTACACATATTCAACAGCGGCAACGAAGTTCGTTACTCCAGTACCTGGCGTTTAGGCGTCTTGACATAACACCCCTGTGAACCCTCTATTCAACGACGGCTTCAAAGTTATTACCTTTCTGTAGCGACAGTTGTGAAGCCATTTCCATCACGTGTTGCAAGTATTAATTACCGATGAGATCGTTAGCTGAGGTCTGTTCCTGA
This window contains:
- a CDS encoding sterol desaturase family protein, which produces MATSNKWLMSSFAYYLDFFTVPLFVFLIFCIAPFHPGQALAGLLAWSLVEYSAHRFLFHSLYRREHWTHHIDVLAYIGISGWKTNSVNAVLLLLAWLTGLTSVFAGLLIGYFCYISLHYVLHRPQHWAYRFIPGLVANHNLHHRKGIEKNFGVTSPLWDHVMRTYVRTEVTDTVEEDYMA